The DNA sequence CAGCTCGGTACCGGTGTCGAACACCGCCAGGACGGCCAGGGCCTGAACCCGGGGCGCGCCCTCCCCCGCCGGCACCACCAGAATCAACTTGTCATCAACCTTGACCGACAGGGACCGGGCCAGCCCGGCCCCCAGCAGCACGCCCCGGGGGTTGTCCGCGAGGCGGTTCCATATCCCCTCGGGGAGATAGTCAGAGAGCACCGCCAGGGAATCCCGCTGCTCCGGCGGTACCCCCACCAGGCCCACGGGTGCCACCTCACGCTTGTGGGAAAGCAGCCCTTCCAACTGAACAAAAGGCGTCGCCGAGGTCACGCCGGGATGGGCATTCACCCGCGCGGCCAGATCCCGGTAATCGGCCACTCCGTCCCGGTGATACAACGCGGCGTGAGGCATGATGCCGAGAATGCGATCGCGCAGCTCCCGGTCAAAGCCGTTCATGATCGCCAGCACGGTAATCAGCAGCGCCACCCCGATCACCAGGCCGACAATGGAGACCGAGGAGATGAACGAGACCAGGTGACTATGCCGCCGTGACAGCGCATAGCGACGTCCAATCAGCCCAATATAGCCAGTGCTACCCATGCAGGGCTCCATCTTCCAGCGTCAGAGTCCGATCCATCCGCGCCGCCAGGCTCAGGTCGTGAGTCACCACGACAAAACTGGTACCGCTGTCCCGGTTCAGCTCTGTCATCAGCGCCTGAATGGATTCCGCCGTATGGCTATCGAGATTACCGGTGGGCTCGTCCATCAGAACGCAGGCGGGCGAGGTCACCAGCGCCCGGGCAATCGCCACCCGCTGACGCTCACCGCCAGACAGTTCCGAGGGTTTGTGACTGGCCCGCTCACTAAGCCCGACCCGCCCCAACATGGCGCGGGCTCTCTGGTGAGCTTCAGCTCGGGAGGACCGGCCGATCAACAGCGGCATGGCGACATTCTCCAGGGCGCTGAACTCCGGCAGCAGATGGTGGAACTGATACACAAAGCCGAGTTTGCGGTTGCGCAGGCGACCCCGTTGGTCGGCACTGAGTGTGCGCAGCGACTGCCCCGCCACTTCCACATCGCCCTCATTGGCCAGATCCAATCCACCCAGAATGTTCAGCAGGGTCGATTTACCGGAGCCGGAGGCGCCGACAATCGCCAGACGCTCACCCGGAGCCACGGCCAGATTCACCGCGTTGAGCACCGACACCGTCTGCGGGCCC is a window from the Marinimicrobium koreense genome containing:
- the lolD gene encoding lipoprotein-releasing ABC transporter ATP-binding protein LolD, coding for MSDSTAVLRCHNVHKTYAQGPQTVSVLNAVNLAVAPGERLAIVGASGSGKSTLLNILGGLDLANEGDVEVAGQSLRTLSADQRGRLRNRKLGFVYQFHHLLPEFSALENVAMPLLIGRSSRAEAHQRARAMLGRVGLSERASHKPSELSGGERQRVAIARALVTSPACVLMDEPTGNLDSHTAESIQALMTELNRDSGTSFVVVTHDLSLAARMDRTLTLEDGALHG